In Sphaerisporangium krabiense, the DNA window GCCTGTTGGAAACCCGTAGAAGATGTTTTGTCCTCCGGTCTGAAATTGGCGTTCGACCATCGGCGGATCATCGCGGATGGCGTCGAATGCGCGCGCGTGAAGCTGGAACATTCGGCACTCGCCACGGCGTTCTGCGCTGACACCTTCACCATCTCGGAACTACAGCAGGTGTACGAGGCGGTGTGGGGTGTCCGGCTTGATCCTCGGAATTTCTATCGCAAGGTTCAGAACGCCCGCGGCTTCATCGTCCCGGCCGGCCCTATGCGGCGAACGGAGAATGGGCGGCCTGCCCGGCTCTTCAAGCCGGGCCCGCTCCAGGTTTTGTATCCCCCGATGGCCCGTTCGGCGCAGTCCGTATCCGCGCCCCCTGGCGACTCGACGGCGCAGAACCCTGAAGGAGGTGTGCTCTCATGAACGAGCGCCCCGTCGTGATCCTCACCGCTCTGGATCTGGAGTACGAAGCAGTCCGGAGACACTTATCCGACCTACGACTACATCGCCACCGGGCTGGGACGCGATTCGAGATCGGTCGTCTCCCGAACGGCTGCCACGTGGCC includes these proteins:
- a CDS encoding NUDIX hydrolase, which produces MSVEPWEPPSVLLAVDLVILTLRSARLHVLLIERGVEPYRGSFALPGGFLSHGDEDIFVAARRELSEEAGLADVPHLEMLSVYGEPGRDPRGRVISVAYLAIAPRLPEPVAGTDAAGACWKPVEDVLSSGLKLAFDHRRIIADGVECARVKLEHSALATAFCADTFTISELQQVYEAVWGVRLDPRNFYRKVQNARGFIVPAGPMRRTENGRPARLFKPGPLQVLYPPMARSAQSVSAPPGDSTAQNPEGGVLS